A window of the Lepus europaeus isolate LE1 chromosome 5, mLepTim1.pri, whole genome shotgun sequence genome harbors these coding sequences:
- the EFNA3 gene encoding ephrin-A3 isoform X3, translated as MVSRSGYRTCNASQGFKRWECNRPHAPHSPIKFSEKFQRYSAFSLGYEFHAGHEYYYISTPTHNLHWKCLRMKVFVCCASTSHSGEKPVPTLPQFTMGPNVKINVLEDFEGENPQVPKLEKSISGTSPKREHLPLAVGIAFFLMTLLAS; from the exons ATGGTGAGTCGCAGCGGCTACCGCACCTGCAACGCCAGCCAAGGCTTCAAGCGCTGGGAGTGCAACCGACCGCACGCGCCCCACAGCCCCATCAAGTTCTCGGAGAAGTTCCAGCGCTACAGCGCCTTCTCGTTGGGCTACGAATTCCACGCCGGCCACGAGTATTACTATATCT CCACGCCCACCCACAACCTGCACTGGAAGTGTCTGAGGATGAAGGTGTTCGTCTGCTGCGCCTCCA caTCGCACTCCGGGGAGAAGCCGGTCCCCACTCTCCCCCAGTTCACCATGGGCCCCAATGTGAAGATCAACGTGCTGG AAGACTTTGAGGGAGAGAACCCCCAGGTGCCCAAGCTTGAGAAGAGCATCAGCGGGACCAGCCCCAAGCGGGAACACCTGCCCTTGGCCGTGGGCATCGCCTTCTTCCTCATGACACTCTTGGCCTCCTAG
- the EFNA4 gene encoding ephrin-A4, with product MRPLPLLWTVLWAALLGSPLRGGSSLRHPIYWNSSNPRLLRGDAVVELGLNDYLDIYCPHYEGPGPPEGPETFALYMVDWRGYQACRAEGSGAFKRWVCSLPFAPSGPVRFSEKIQRFTPFSLGFEFLPGETYYYISVPTPEAPGRCLRLQVSVCCKESKSESAHPVGSPGESGTSGWRGGHAPSPLCLLLLLLLPILRLLRVL from the exons ATGCGGCCGCTGCCCCTGCTGTGGACTGTCCTGTGGGCCGCGCTCCTCGGCTCCCCTCTGCGGGGAGGCTCCAGCCTCCGCCACCCCATCTACTGGAACTCCAGCAACCCCAG gCTGCTCCGAGGCGACGCCGTGGTGGAGCTGGGTCTCAACGACTACCTGGACATCTACTGCCCGCACTATGAAGGCCCAGGGCCCCCCGAGGGCCCCGAGACCTTTGCTCTGTACATGGTGGACTGGCGGGGCTACCAGGCCTGCCGGGCCGAGGGCTCGGGCGCCTTTAAGCGCTGGGTGTGCTCGCTGCCCTTCGCCCCCTCGGGCCCTGTGCGCTTCTCAGAGAAGATTCAGCGCTTCACCCCCTTCTCCCTGGGTTTTGAGTTCTTGCCTGGAGAGACCTACTACTACATCT CGGTGCCCACTCCGGAGGCTCCTGGCAGGTGCCTGAGGCTGCAGGTGTCCGTCTGCTGCAAGGAGAGCA AATCTGAGTCCGCCCATCCCGTCGGAAGCCCCGGAGAGAGCGGCACATCGGGGTGGCGAGGGGGCCACGCGCCCAGCCCCCTCTGTCtcttactgctgctgctgctcccaatCCTGCGTCTGCTGCGAGTCCTCTGA
- the EFNA3 gene encoding ephrin-A3 isoform X1, whose amino-acid sequence MAAAPLLLLLLLVPVPLLPLLAQGPGGALGNRHAVYWNSSNQHLRREGYTVQVNVNDYLDIYCPHYNSSGLGPGAGPGPGGGAEQYVLYMVSRSGYRTCNASQGFKRWECNRPHAPHSPIKFSEKFQRYSAFSLGYEFHAGHEYYYISTPTHNLHWKCLRMKVFVCCASTSHSGEKPVPTLPQFTMGPNVKINVLEDFEGENPQVPKLEKSISGTSPKREHLPLAVGIAFFLMTLLAS is encoded by the exons ATGGCGGCGgctccgctgctgctgctgctgctgctcgtgCCCGtgccgctgctgccgctgctggccCAGGGGCCCGGGGGGGCGCTGGGCAACCGGCATGCGGTGTACTGGAACAGCTCCAACCAGCA CCTGCGGCGAGAGGGCTACACCGTGCAGGTGAACGTGAACGATTACCTGGACATCTACTGCCCTCACTACAACAGCTCGGGGCTGggccccggggcggggccggggcccggaGGCGGGGCGGAGCAGTACGTGCTGTACATGGTGAGTCGCAGCGGCTACCGCACCTGCAACGCCAGCCAAGGCTTCAAGCGCTGGGAGTGCAACCGACCGCACGCGCCCCACAGCCCCATCAAGTTCTCGGAGAAGTTCCAGCGCTACAGCGCCTTCTCGTTGGGCTACGAATTCCACGCCGGCCACGAGTATTACTATATCT CCACGCCCACCCACAACCTGCACTGGAAGTGTCTGAGGATGAAGGTGTTCGTCTGCTGCGCCTCCA caTCGCACTCCGGGGAGAAGCCGGTCCCCACTCTCCCCCAGTTCACCATGGGCCCCAATGTGAAGATCAACGTGCTGG AAGACTTTGAGGGAGAGAACCCCCAGGTGCCCAAGCTTGAGAAGAGCATCAGCGGGACCAGCCCCAAGCGGGAACACCTGCCCTTGGCCGTGGGCATCGCCTTCTTCCTCATGACACTCTTGGCCTCCTAG
- the EFNA3 gene encoding ephrin-A3 isoform X2, producing MAAAPLLLLLLLVPVPLLPLLAQGPGGALGNRHAVYWNSSNQHLRREGYTVQVNVNDYLDIYCPHYNSSGLGPGAGPGPGGGAEQYVLYMVSRSGYRTCNASQGFKRWECNRPHAPHSPIKFSEKFQRYSAFSLGYEFHAGHEYYYISTPTHNLHWKCLRMKVFVCCASKDFEGENPQVPKLEKSISGTSPKREHLPLAVGIAFFLMTLLAS from the exons ATGGCGGCGgctccgctgctgctgctgctgctgctcgtgCCCGtgccgctgctgccgctgctggccCAGGGGCCCGGGGGGGCGCTGGGCAACCGGCATGCGGTGTACTGGAACAGCTCCAACCAGCA CCTGCGGCGAGAGGGCTACACCGTGCAGGTGAACGTGAACGATTACCTGGACATCTACTGCCCTCACTACAACAGCTCGGGGCTGggccccggggcggggccggggcccggaGGCGGGGCGGAGCAGTACGTGCTGTACATGGTGAGTCGCAGCGGCTACCGCACCTGCAACGCCAGCCAAGGCTTCAAGCGCTGGGAGTGCAACCGACCGCACGCGCCCCACAGCCCCATCAAGTTCTCGGAGAAGTTCCAGCGCTACAGCGCCTTCTCGTTGGGCTACGAATTCCACGCCGGCCACGAGTATTACTATATCT CCACGCCCACCCACAACCTGCACTGGAAGTGTCTGAGGATGAAGGTGTTCGTCTGCTGCGCCTCCA AAGACTTTGAGGGAGAGAACCCCCAGGTGCCCAAGCTTGAGAAGAGCATCAGCGGGACCAGCCCCAAGCGGGAACACCTGCCCTTGGCCGTGGGCATCGCCTTCTTCCTCATGACACTCTTGGCCTCCTAG